In one window of Nocardiopsis aegyptia DNA:
- a CDS encoding GNAT family N-acetyltransferase, translated as MQIRDARTDDWPGIWAFLSGIVAAGDTFTWDPDIDEERARRTWMKQAPGRTFVAVDEDGTVVGTAESHPNQAGGGSHVANAGFMVHPDHSGRGIGRALCEHTVEQARADGFRAMQFNAVVETNTRAVALWRSLGFEILTTVPEAFRHPTKGFVGLHVMYRRLR; from the coding sequence ATGCAGATCAGAGACGCGCGCACCGACGACTGGCCCGGAATCTGGGCCTTCCTCAGCGGCATCGTCGCCGCGGGCGACACCTTCACCTGGGACCCCGACATCGACGAGGAGCGGGCCCGCCGGACGTGGATGAAGCAGGCGCCGGGGCGCACGTTCGTCGCCGTCGACGAGGACGGCACCGTCGTCGGCACCGCGGAGAGCCACCCCAACCAGGCGGGCGGGGGCTCCCACGTGGCCAACGCCGGGTTCATGGTCCACCCCGACCACAGCGGTCGGGGCATCGGCCGCGCCCTGTGCGAGCACACCGTCGAGCAGGCGCGCGCCGACGGCTTCCGGGCCATGCAGTTCAACGCGGTGGTGGAGACCAACACGCGGGCCGTCGCGCTGTGGCGCTCGCTCGGCTTCGAGATCCTGACCACCGTCCCCGAGGCGTTCCGGCACCCGACCAAGGGCTTCGTCGGCCTGCACGTGATGTACCGGAGGCTGCGGTGA
- a CDS encoding DUF1697 domain-containing protein, which produces MTRYVVLLRGINVGGHRRLPMADLRELLGGLGYTNAATYVQSGNAVLDADTDDGGAVAAAVSAAIRERFGFDVPTVVRSAERMRAVVADNPLEVSDPARFLVLFGTAPFDTGALGALDLSAYPRERLAVTGTEVYTCHEDGIRFAKLPEVVGRYTDGTVTARNWRTVLRMLEMAER; this is translated from the coding sequence GTGACCAGGTACGTCGTGCTGCTGCGCGGGATCAACGTCGGGGGCCACCGGCGCCTGCCCATGGCCGACCTGCGGGAACTCCTCGGCGGACTCGGGTACACGAACGCGGCCACCTACGTCCAGAGCGGCAACGCGGTCCTGGACGCCGACACCGACGACGGCGGGGCCGTCGCCGCGGCGGTCTCCGCGGCGATCCGGGAGCGGTTCGGATTCGACGTGCCGACCGTCGTGCGCTCCGCCGAGCGGATGCGGGCCGTCGTGGCGGACAATCCGCTGGAGGTGTCCGACCCCGCGCGGTTCCTGGTCCTGTTCGGCACCGCCCCGTTCGACACCGGGGCCCTGGGCGCCCTGGACCTGTCCGCCTACCCGCGCGAGCGCCTGGCGGTCACCGGCACCGAGGTCTACACGTGCCACGAGGACGGCATCCGCTTCGCCAAGCTGCCGGAGGTGGTGGGCCGGTACACGGACGGAACGGTCACCGCGCGCAACTGGCGCACCGTGCTGCGGATGCTGGAGATGGCCGAGCGCTGA
- a CDS encoding CRISPR system precrRNA processing endoribonuclease RAMP protein Cas6 codes for MLPVPRRWTAILRDLADTARPIRPEDCHGLLNRWWPQPPEEHAAAKRWSMNGWPVPLGDHLYHWTLTWLDDDVPPPVDPVDLVGEPQRIGDHLLEPLSVTRTFDHTYEQVLTAPRGPSVLRSAEVRSRTPVVMTTRDASGERIPHIWPHPRRLFGAVHRSGGGIVGGSGAVGAVARFAPPDLAEHWLDLVLEGLAQVRRSPLQGQDLRLAEHRHAENRTVLGWQGGFVLDLVGGDRGHADAFAALLELLELAGAGKYTAQGFGSLRVDTVTSDRFATGVPVARARRSPHRVARPAGSRRPAEPRSHAVAEAEEFGGTLFD; via the coding sequence GTGTTGCCCGTGCCGAGACGGTGGACGGCGATCCTGCGCGACCTGGCCGACACGGCGCGGCCGATCCGGCCGGAGGACTGCCACGGACTGCTCAACCGCTGGTGGCCGCAGCCGCCGGAGGAGCACGCCGCGGCCAAGCGCTGGTCGATGAACGGCTGGCCGGTCCCGCTGGGCGACCACCTGTACCACTGGACCCTGACCTGGTTGGACGACGACGTGCCGCCCCCGGTGGACCCCGTGGACCTGGTGGGCGAGCCCCAGCGGATCGGCGACCACCTGCTGGAGCCGCTGTCGGTGACCCGGACCTTCGACCACACCTACGAGCAGGTCCTGACCGCGCCGCGCGGCCCCTCCGTGCTCCGTTCGGCCGAAGTGCGCAGCCGGACCCCCGTGGTGATGACCACCCGCGACGCCTCCGGGGAGCGCATCCCGCACATCTGGCCGCACCCGCGCCGCCTGTTCGGCGCGGTGCACCGGTCCGGCGGCGGGATCGTCGGCGGCAGCGGCGCCGTGGGCGCGGTCGCGCGCTTCGCGCCGCCGGACCTGGCCGAACACTGGCTCGACCTGGTCCTGGAGGGGCTGGCGCAGGTGCGCCGATCGCCGCTGCAGGGGCAGGACCTGCGGCTGGCGGAGCACCGCCACGCCGAGAACCGGACCGTCCTGGGCTGGCAGGGCGGGTTCGTCCTGGACCTGGTCGGCGGCGACCGCGGCCACGCCGACGCCTTCGCCGCCCTGCTCGAACTCCTGGAGTTGGCCGGCGCGGGCAAGTACACGGCCCAGGGGTTCGGGTCCCTGCGGGTGGACACCGTGACCAGCGACCGCTTCGCCACCGGGGTCCCGGTGGCGCGGGCGCGCCGGTCACCGCACCGGGTGGCGCGGCCGGCCGGGTCCCGGCGCCCCGCCGAGCCCCGTTCGCACGCGGTGGCCGAGGCCGAGGAGTTCGGCGGAACGCTGTTCGACTGA